The following coding sequences are from one Stigmatopora nigra isolate UIUO_SnigA chromosome 10, RoL_Snig_1.1, whole genome shotgun sequence window:
- the c1galt1lb gene encoding glycoprotein-N-acetylgalactosamine 3-beta-galactosyltransferase 1-B: MKSLASKFSLCVGFLVGFGMLYLFIREVGYDKTFSLHPIRKLDDHHDDLDEQRWKKERFALFNLQHPHHTGEDSRMADELYKKVRVLCWVMTGPNNLKTKARLVKDTWSRHCNIVVFMSSVDDPHFPTVGLGTKEGRDQLYWKTIRAFQYVYEHHGNEADWFLKADDDTYVMVDNLRWVLTNHTPEEPIYFGRRFKPYAKQGYMSGGAGYVLSKEALRRYVEAFKNKVCTHTSSVEDLAIGQCLEKIGVLAGDSRDTVQRETFHPFVPEQHLTSVFPKSFWYWSYCYYPISQGPNCCSDMSVSFHYVYDSNMYLLEYYAYHLRAFGYRYRYQPPAPLGYTYESLRSRDDNSPKEKNNDFSQEKAEKEIVVGEKKSDAILPTVAKQE, from the exons ATGAAATCCCTGGCGTCCAAATTCTccctgtgtgtgggttttctggtGGGATTTGGCATGCTTTACCTATTTATACGTGAAGTAGGCTACGACAAGACGTTTTCCCTGCACCCGATCCGAAAATTGGACGACCACCACGATGACCTGGATGAACAGAGGTGGAAGAAGGAGCGATTTGCTCTCTTTAATCTCCAACACCCTCATCATACAG gtgaGGACAGCAGAATGGCAGATGAACTTTACAAAAAAGTACGTGTTCTTTGCTGGGTGATGACCGGCCCCAATAACTTGAAGACCAAGGCTCGCTTGGTAAAGGACACATGGAGTCGGCACTGCAACATTGTCGTCTTTATGAGCTCTGTCGACGATCCTCACTTCCCCACCGTGGGTTTGGGTACAAAAGAGGGCCGCGATCAACTTTACTGGAAAACCATCCGGGCTTTCCAATACGTCTACGAACATCACGGCAATGAAGCCGACTGGTTCCTCAAGGCGGACGATGACACTTATGTAATGGTGGACAACCTGCGTTGGGTCCTTACCAACCACACCCCGGAAGAACCCATATATTTTGGTCGAAGATTTAAGCCCTACGCTAAGCAGGGCTACATGAGTGGTGGGGCGGGCTATGTCCTGAGTAAAGAAGCTCTGCGACGATATGTAgaagcatttaaaaacaaagtgtGTACTCACACTAGTTCTGTGGAGGACCTGGCTATTGGCCAGTGCCTGGAGAAAATTGGAGTGCTGGCAGGAGACTCCAGAGACACTGTCCAAAGGGAGACATTTCATCCCTTTGTACCTGAACAGCATCTCACTTCAGTTTTTCCCAAGAGCTTCTGGTATTGGAGTTATTGCTACTACCCCATTTCACAG GGTCCAAACTGCTGCTCGGACATGTCTGTGTCCTTCCACTACGTGTACGACAGCAACATGTATTTACTGGAGTACTACGCCTATCACCTCCGTGCCTTTGGCTATAGATACCGATACCAGCCTCCGGCCCCTCTCGGCTACACTTATGAGTCGTTAAGGTCTAGGGATGATAATTCTCCGAAAGAAAAGAACAATGATTTTTCACAAGAAAAAGCAGAGAAAGAAATTGtagttggtgaaaaaaaatcagacgcTATTCTACCTACAGTTGCCAAACAAGAGTAA
- the os9 gene encoding protein OS-9 isoform X4 has translation MAANLIRWLNRVYIFSLLIHLCASAFLNLEELNEMKYDIQILPDPVIMGQTKADEVMMVSSKYKQLYECRLPAQAVRFHQDSDPDSKGYSGPDIPDLLNPMRESPCLVLTKDWWTYEFCYSQHIRQYHLEDSEIKGDVLFLGYYESEFDWNNKTTKTSKQHKLKRFHSQTYVNGSKCDINGNPREAEVRFVCEDGSGDYIARVDEPQSCCYVLSIHTSRTCQHPSLRPPSTAKPQGIVCQPALNAQQYMDYVKAQVSDTKRKVEQISEELRSLDEMLAGNEQPEATAQVEITREDMLPDHNDDPDQSNQEDTTDMPDDVETEDQNDSRSVEENAKPDSSKTSTSHEESEQADDDGLNSITENEVIDDGNEAETFNFKIITDPSDLMKFVQHLRESNRKKAQKRAKEEAEESTSVKSQKEDSEDDDDDERLLQEFEEEMAEISLPADKTDEIKETMQNEFDNIINEAQQELETEGLKGEFDRTQATQALETTLDKLLDHLEEKEEQEPKQKTTGAPRANDPTRGSPSLVPRKPGKIEVKILTRKNADETGDQWLSEEDTKSFRELLINLLTGGTEEVHKEQKRQQELENNYRFVWGEGQEDAQTASNSDSDDVDL, from the exons ATGGCTGCTAACCTCATACGGTGGTTAAATAGAGTGTACATTTTCTCATTATTAATACACCTTTGTGCCTCGGCGTTTTTAAACTTGGAAGAActaaatgagatgaaatatGACATCCAGATTCTTCCCGATCCTGTCATCATGGGCCAG ACCAAAGCAGATGAGGTCATGATGGTGTCCAGCAAATACAAACAGCTGTATGAATGTCGACTTCCAGCCCAGGCGGTTCGCTTTCACCAAGATTCCGATCCGGATTCAAAAGGGTATTCTGGTCCGGACATCCCCGATCTGCTCAACCCAATGCGAGAGTCCCCCTGTCTTGTCTTG ACCAAAGATTGGTGGACATATGAATTCTGCTATAGTCAGCATATCAGACAGTACCACCTTGAAG ACTCAGAAATCAAGGGAGACGTTCTCTTTCTGGGCTACTACGAGTCTGAATTTGACTGGAACAATAAAACCACAAAG ACATCCAAGCAGCACAAACTAAAACGCTTTCACAGTCAGACCTATGTAAATGGCTCCAAGTGTGACATCAATGGAAATCCCAGGGAGGCTGAAGTTCGG TTTGTGTGTGAAGACGGTTCGGGTGACTACATCGCCCGAGTGGATGAGCCGCAATCATGCTGCTACGTGCTGTCCATTCATACCAGTCGCACATGCCAGCATCCTTCACTACGGCCTCCATCCACTGCCAAACCTCAGGGGATTGTTTGCCAGCCGGCACTAAACGCGCAACAGTATATGGACTATGTCAAAGCTCAAGTCT caGACACAAAGCGTAAAGTGGAGCAAATCTCTGAGGAGTTGAGGAGCCTTGATGAGATGTTGGCAGGGAATGAGCAGCCCGAGGCAACGGCACAGGTGGAAATAACCAGAGAAGACATGTTGCCAGATCATAATGATGACCCAGACCAGTCGAACCAAGAAG ATACCACTGACATGCCTGATGATGTAGAGACAGAAGACCAAAATGATTCTCGGTCTGTAGAGGAAAATGCAAAACCAGACAGTTCAAAAACAAGTACTTCTCATGAGGAAAGTGAG CAGGCAGATGATGATGGCTTGAACTCCATTACAGAAAATGAAGTTATAGATGATGGAAATGAAG ctGAAACGTTCAACTTTAAAATCATCACCGACCCATCAGATTTAATGAAATTCGTCCAGCATCTCAGAGAGAGTAACAGAAAG AAAGCACAAAAACGTGCAAAAGAGGAAGCGGAGGAAAGCACATCCGTCAAGAGCCAAAAAGAGGAcagtgaagatgatgatgatgatgaacgGCTCCTTCAGGAGTTTGAAGAAGAGATGGCGGAAATTTCATTACCAGCTGATAAGACTGATGAGATTAAGGAAACGATGCAAAATGAGTTTGATAACATCATAAATGAG gcccAGCAAGAATTAGAGACGGAAGGCTTGAAAGGGGAGTTTGATCGCACTCAGGCGACACAAGCACTGGAGACAACGCTTGATAAGCTTCTAGACCATTTGGAAGAGAAAGAAGAGCAAGAACCAAAGCAGAAAACGACAGGAGCCCCAAGGGCAAACGATCCGACGCGGGGAAGTCCCAGCCTGGTTCCAAGGAAGCCCG GTAAAATTGAAGTAAAAATCTTAACCCGAAAGAATGCAGACGAGACAGGTGATCAGTGGCTGAGTGAGGAAGACACTAAATCGTTCCGGGAACTTCTCATTAACCTGCTG ACCGGAGGCACGGAAGAAGTTCATAAAGAGCAAAAGAGACAACAGGAGCTGGAGAACAACTATAGGTTTGTTTGGGGCGAAGGACAAGAGGATGCACAGACTGCTAGCAACTCTGATTCGGACGACGTGGATTTGTGA
- the os9 gene encoding protein OS-9 isoform X3 yields MAANLIRWLNRVYIFSLLIHLCASAFLNLEELNEMKYDIQILPDPVIMGQTKADEVMMVSSKYKQLYECRLPAQAVRFHQDSDPDSKGYSGPDIPDLLNPMRESPCLVLTKDWWTYEFCYSQHIRQYHLEDSEIKGDVLFLGYYESEFDWNNKTTKTSKQHKLKRFHSQTYVNGSKCDINGNPREAEVRFVCEDGSGDYIARVDEPQSCCYVLSIHTSRTCQHPSLRPPSTAKPQGIVCQPALNAQQYMDYVKAQVYTKRKVEQISEELRSLDEMLAGNEQPEATAQVEITREDMLPDHNDDPDQSNQEDTTDMPDDVETEDQNDSRSVEENAKPDSSKTSTSHEESEQADDDGLNSITENEVIDDGNEAETFNFKIITDPSDLMKFVQHLRESNRKKAQKRAKEEAEESTSVKSQKEDSEDDDDDERLLQEFEEEMAEISLPADKTDEIKETMQNEFDNIINEAQQELETEGLKGEFDRTQATQALETTLDKLLDHLEEKEEQEPKQKTTGAPRANDPTRGSPSLVPRKPDQDSDDDRVKIKITKYNTGMSSDGDFKVQELGKGDPQWQHIKDVVKEQLEKAGLKPEGKIEVKILTRKNADETGDQWLSEEDTKSFRELLINLLTGGTEEVHKEQKRQQELENNYRFVWGEGQEDAQTASNSDSDDVDL; encoded by the exons ATGGCTGCTAACCTCATACGGTGGTTAAATAGAGTGTACATTTTCTCATTATTAATACACCTTTGTGCCTCGGCGTTTTTAAACTTGGAAGAActaaatgagatgaaatatGACATCCAGATTCTTCCCGATCCTGTCATCATGGGCCAG ACCAAAGCAGATGAGGTCATGATGGTGTCCAGCAAATACAAACAGCTGTATGAATGTCGACTTCCAGCCCAGGCGGTTCGCTTTCACCAAGATTCCGATCCGGATTCAAAAGGGTATTCTGGTCCGGACATCCCCGATCTGCTCAACCCAATGCGAGAGTCCCCCTGTCTTGTCTTG ACCAAAGATTGGTGGACATATGAATTCTGCTATAGTCAGCATATCAGACAGTACCACCTTGAAG ACTCAGAAATCAAGGGAGACGTTCTCTTTCTGGGCTACTACGAGTCTGAATTTGACTGGAACAATAAAACCACAAAG ACATCCAAGCAGCACAAACTAAAACGCTTTCACAGTCAGACCTATGTAAATGGCTCCAAGTGTGACATCAATGGAAATCCCAGGGAGGCTGAAGTTCGG TTTGTGTGTGAAGACGGTTCGGGTGACTACATCGCCCGAGTGGATGAGCCGCAATCATGCTGCTACGTGCTGTCCATTCATACCAGTCGCACATGCCAGCATCCTTCACTACGGCCTCCATCCACTGCCAAACCTCAGGGGATTGTTTGCCAGCCGGCACTAAACGCGCAACAGTATATGGACTATGTCAAAGCTCAAGTCT ACACAAAGCGTAAAGTGGAGCAAATCTCTGAGGAGTTGAGGAGCCTTGATGAGATGTTGGCAGGGAATGAGCAGCCCGAGGCAACGGCACAGGTGGAAATAACCAGAGAAGACATGTTGCCAGATCATAATGATGACCCAGACCAGTCGAACCAAGAAG ATACCACTGACATGCCTGATGATGTAGAGACAGAAGACCAAAATGATTCTCGGTCTGTAGAGGAAAATGCAAAACCAGACAGTTCAAAAACAAGTACTTCTCATGAGGAAAGTGAG CAGGCAGATGATGATGGCTTGAACTCCATTACAGAAAATGAAGTTATAGATGATGGAAATGAAG ctGAAACGTTCAACTTTAAAATCATCACCGACCCATCAGATTTAATGAAATTCGTCCAGCATCTCAGAGAGAGTAACAGAAAG AAAGCACAAAAACGTGCAAAAGAGGAAGCGGAGGAAAGCACATCCGTCAAGAGCCAAAAAGAGGAcagtgaagatgatgatgatgatgaacgGCTCCTTCAGGAGTTTGAAGAAGAGATGGCGGAAATTTCATTACCAGCTGATAAGACTGATGAGATTAAGGAAACGATGCAAAATGAGTTTGATAACATCATAAATGAG gcccAGCAAGAATTAGAGACGGAAGGCTTGAAAGGGGAGTTTGATCGCACTCAGGCGACACAAGCACTGGAGACAACGCTTGATAAGCTTCTAGACCATTTGGAAGAGAAAGAAGAGCAAGAACCAAAGCAGAAAACGACAGGAGCCCCAAGGGCAAACGATCCGACGCGGGGAAGTCCCAGCCTGGTTCCAAGGAAGCCCG ACCAAGACTCAGATGATGACCGTGTTAAGATCAAAATTACTAAGTATAATACAGGCATGAGCTCTGATGGGGATTTCAAAGTGCAGGAGTTGGGGAAAGGAGATCCGCAGTGGCAGCACATTAAGGACGTGGTTAAAGAGCAGCTAGAGAAAGCAGGACTGAAGCCTGAAG GTAAAATTGAAGTAAAAATCTTAACCCGAAAGAATGCAGACGAGACAGGTGATCAGTGGCTGAGTGAGGAAGACACTAAATCGTTCCGGGAACTTCTCATTAACCTGCTG ACCGGAGGCACGGAAGAAGTTCATAAAGAGCAAAAGAGACAACAGGAGCTGGAGAACAACTATAGGTTTGTTTGGGGCGAAGGACAAGAGGATGCACAGACTGCTAGCAACTCTGATTCGGACGACGTGGATTTGTGA
- the os9 gene encoding protein OS-9 isoform X2, producing MAANLIRWLNRVYIFSLLIHLCASAFLNLEELNEMKYDIQILPDPVIMGQTKADEVMMVSSKYKQLYECRLPAQAVRFHQDSDPDSKGYSGPDIPDLLNPMRESPCLVLTKDWWTYEFCYSQHIRQYHLEDSEIKGDVLFLGYYESEFDWNNKTTKTSKQHKLKRFHSQTYVNGSKCDINGNPREAEVRFVCEDGSGDYIARVDEPQSCCYVLSIHTSRTCQHPSLRPPSTAKPQGIVCQPALNAQQYMDYVKAQVSDTKRKVEQISEELRSLDEMLAGNEQPEATAQVEITREDMLPDHNDDPDQSNQEDTTDMPDDVETEDQNDSRSVEENAKPDSSKTSTSHEESEADDDGLNSITENEVIDDGNEAETFNFKIITDPSDLMKFVQHLRESNRKKAQKRAKEEAEESTSVKSQKEDSEDDDDDERLLQEFEEEMAEISLPADKTDEIKETMQNEFDNIINEAQQELETEGLKGEFDRTQATQALETTLDKLLDHLEEKEEQEPKQKTTGAPRANDPTRGSPSLVPRKPDQDSDDDRVKIKITKYNTGMSSDGDFKVQELGKGDPQWQHIKDVVKEQLEKAGLKPEGKIEVKILTRKNADETGDQWLSEEDTKSFRELLINLLTGGTEEVHKEQKRQQELENNYRFVWGEGQEDAQTASNSDSDDVDL from the exons ATGGCTGCTAACCTCATACGGTGGTTAAATAGAGTGTACATTTTCTCATTATTAATACACCTTTGTGCCTCGGCGTTTTTAAACTTGGAAGAActaaatgagatgaaatatGACATCCAGATTCTTCCCGATCCTGTCATCATGGGCCAG ACCAAAGCAGATGAGGTCATGATGGTGTCCAGCAAATACAAACAGCTGTATGAATGTCGACTTCCAGCCCAGGCGGTTCGCTTTCACCAAGATTCCGATCCGGATTCAAAAGGGTATTCTGGTCCGGACATCCCCGATCTGCTCAACCCAATGCGAGAGTCCCCCTGTCTTGTCTTG ACCAAAGATTGGTGGACATATGAATTCTGCTATAGTCAGCATATCAGACAGTACCACCTTGAAG ACTCAGAAATCAAGGGAGACGTTCTCTTTCTGGGCTACTACGAGTCTGAATTTGACTGGAACAATAAAACCACAAAG ACATCCAAGCAGCACAAACTAAAACGCTTTCACAGTCAGACCTATGTAAATGGCTCCAAGTGTGACATCAATGGAAATCCCAGGGAGGCTGAAGTTCGG TTTGTGTGTGAAGACGGTTCGGGTGACTACATCGCCCGAGTGGATGAGCCGCAATCATGCTGCTACGTGCTGTCCATTCATACCAGTCGCACATGCCAGCATCCTTCACTACGGCCTCCATCCACTGCCAAACCTCAGGGGATTGTTTGCCAGCCGGCACTAAACGCGCAACAGTATATGGACTATGTCAAAGCTCAAGTCT caGACACAAAGCGTAAAGTGGAGCAAATCTCTGAGGAGTTGAGGAGCCTTGATGAGATGTTGGCAGGGAATGAGCAGCCCGAGGCAACGGCACAGGTGGAAATAACCAGAGAAGACATGTTGCCAGATCATAATGATGACCCAGACCAGTCGAACCAAGAAG ATACCACTGACATGCCTGATGATGTAGAGACAGAAGACCAAAATGATTCTCGGTCTGTAGAGGAAAATGCAAAACCAGACAGTTCAAAAACAAGTACTTCTCATGAGGAAAGTGAG GCAGATGATGATGGCTTGAACTCCATTACAGAAAATGAAGTTATAGATGATGGAAATGAAG ctGAAACGTTCAACTTTAAAATCATCACCGACCCATCAGATTTAATGAAATTCGTCCAGCATCTCAGAGAGAGTAACAGAAAG AAAGCACAAAAACGTGCAAAAGAGGAAGCGGAGGAAAGCACATCCGTCAAGAGCCAAAAAGAGGAcagtgaagatgatgatgatgatgaacgGCTCCTTCAGGAGTTTGAAGAAGAGATGGCGGAAATTTCATTACCAGCTGATAAGACTGATGAGATTAAGGAAACGATGCAAAATGAGTTTGATAACATCATAAATGAG gcccAGCAAGAATTAGAGACGGAAGGCTTGAAAGGGGAGTTTGATCGCACTCAGGCGACACAAGCACTGGAGACAACGCTTGATAAGCTTCTAGACCATTTGGAAGAGAAAGAAGAGCAAGAACCAAAGCAGAAAACGACAGGAGCCCCAAGGGCAAACGATCCGACGCGGGGAAGTCCCAGCCTGGTTCCAAGGAAGCCCG ACCAAGACTCAGATGATGACCGTGTTAAGATCAAAATTACTAAGTATAATACAGGCATGAGCTCTGATGGGGATTTCAAAGTGCAGGAGTTGGGGAAAGGAGATCCGCAGTGGCAGCACATTAAGGACGTGGTTAAAGAGCAGCTAGAGAAAGCAGGACTGAAGCCTGAAG GTAAAATTGAAGTAAAAATCTTAACCCGAAAGAATGCAGACGAGACAGGTGATCAGTGGCTGAGTGAGGAAGACACTAAATCGTTCCGGGAACTTCTCATTAACCTGCTG ACCGGAGGCACGGAAGAAGTTCATAAAGAGCAAAAGAGACAACAGGAGCTGGAGAACAACTATAGGTTTGTTTGGGGCGAAGGACAAGAGGATGCACAGACTGCTAGCAACTCTGATTCGGACGACGTGGATTTGTGA
- the os9 gene encoding protein OS-9 isoform X1 — translation MAANLIRWLNRVYIFSLLIHLCASAFLNLEELNEMKYDIQILPDPVIMGQTKADEVMMVSSKYKQLYECRLPAQAVRFHQDSDPDSKGYSGPDIPDLLNPMRESPCLVLTKDWWTYEFCYSQHIRQYHLEDSEIKGDVLFLGYYESEFDWNNKTTKTSKQHKLKRFHSQTYVNGSKCDINGNPREAEVRFVCEDGSGDYIARVDEPQSCCYVLSIHTSRTCQHPSLRPPSTAKPQGIVCQPALNAQQYMDYVKAQVSDTKRKVEQISEELRSLDEMLAGNEQPEATAQVEITREDMLPDHNDDPDQSNQEDTTDMPDDVETEDQNDSRSVEENAKPDSSKTSTSHEESEQADDDGLNSITENEVIDDGNEAETFNFKIITDPSDLMKFVQHLRESNRKKAQKRAKEEAEESTSVKSQKEDSEDDDDDERLLQEFEEEMAEISLPADKTDEIKETMQNEFDNIINEAQQELETEGLKGEFDRTQATQALETTLDKLLDHLEEKEEQEPKQKTTGAPRANDPTRGSPSLVPRKPDQDSDDDRVKIKITKYNTGMSSDGDFKVQELGKGDPQWQHIKDVVKEQLEKAGLKPEGKIEVKILTRKNADETGDQWLSEEDTKSFRELLINLLTGGTEEVHKEQKRQQELENNYRFVWGEGQEDAQTASNSDSDDVDL, via the exons ATGGCTGCTAACCTCATACGGTGGTTAAATAGAGTGTACATTTTCTCATTATTAATACACCTTTGTGCCTCGGCGTTTTTAAACTTGGAAGAActaaatgagatgaaatatGACATCCAGATTCTTCCCGATCCTGTCATCATGGGCCAG ACCAAAGCAGATGAGGTCATGATGGTGTCCAGCAAATACAAACAGCTGTATGAATGTCGACTTCCAGCCCAGGCGGTTCGCTTTCACCAAGATTCCGATCCGGATTCAAAAGGGTATTCTGGTCCGGACATCCCCGATCTGCTCAACCCAATGCGAGAGTCCCCCTGTCTTGTCTTG ACCAAAGATTGGTGGACATATGAATTCTGCTATAGTCAGCATATCAGACAGTACCACCTTGAAG ACTCAGAAATCAAGGGAGACGTTCTCTTTCTGGGCTACTACGAGTCTGAATTTGACTGGAACAATAAAACCACAAAG ACATCCAAGCAGCACAAACTAAAACGCTTTCACAGTCAGACCTATGTAAATGGCTCCAAGTGTGACATCAATGGAAATCCCAGGGAGGCTGAAGTTCGG TTTGTGTGTGAAGACGGTTCGGGTGACTACATCGCCCGAGTGGATGAGCCGCAATCATGCTGCTACGTGCTGTCCATTCATACCAGTCGCACATGCCAGCATCCTTCACTACGGCCTCCATCCACTGCCAAACCTCAGGGGATTGTTTGCCAGCCGGCACTAAACGCGCAACAGTATATGGACTATGTCAAAGCTCAAGTCT caGACACAAAGCGTAAAGTGGAGCAAATCTCTGAGGAGTTGAGGAGCCTTGATGAGATGTTGGCAGGGAATGAGCAGCCCGAGGCAACGGCACAGGTGGAAATAACCAGAGAAGACATGTTGCCAGATCATAATGATGACCCAGACCAGTCGAACCAAGAAG ATACCACTGACATGCCTGATGATGTAGAGACAGAAGACCAAAATGATTCTCGGTCTGTAGAGGAAAATGCAAAACCAGACAGTTCAAAAACAAGTACTTCTCATGAGGAAAGTGAG CAGGCAGATGATGATGGCTTGAACTCCATTACAGAAAATGAAGTTATAGATGATGGAAATGAAG ctGAAACGTTCAACTTTAAAATCATCACCGACCCATCAGATTTAATGAAATTCGTCCAGCATCTCAGAGAGAGTAACAGAAAG AAAGCACAAAAACGTGCAAAAGAGGAAGCGGAGGAAAGCACATCCGTCAAGAGCCAAAAAGAGGAcagtgaagatgatgatgatgatgaacgGCTCCTTCAGGAGTTTGAAGAAGAGATGGCGGAAATTTCATTACCAGCTGATAAGACTGATGAGATTAAGGAAACGATGCAAAATGAGTTTGATAACATCATAAATGAG gcccAGCAAGAATTAGAGACGGAAGGCTTGAAAGGGGAGTTTGATCGCACTCAGGCGACACAAGCACTGGAGACAACGCTTGATAAGCTTCTAGACCATTTGGAAGAGAAAGAAGAGCAAGAACCAAAGCAGAAAACGACAGGAGCCCCAAGGGCAAACGATCCGACGCGGGGAAGTCCCAGCCTGGTTCCAAGGAAGCCCG ACCAAGACTCAGATGATGACCGTGTTAAGATCAAAATTACTAAGTATAATACAGGCATGAGCTCTGATGGGGATTTCAAAGTGCAGGAGTTGGGGAAAGGAGATCCGCAGTGGCAGCACATTAAGGACGTGGTTAAAGAGCAGCTAGAGAAAGCAGGACTGAAGCCTGAAG GTAAAATTGAAGTAAAAATCTTAACCCGAAAGAATGCAGACGAGACAGGTGATCAGTGGCTGAGTGAGGAAGACACTAAATCGTTCCGGGAACTTCTCATTAACCTGCTG ACCGGAGGCACGGAAGAAGTTCATAAAGAGCAAAAGAGACAACAGGAGCTGGAGAACAACTATAGGTTTGTTTGGGGCGAAGGACAAGAGGATGCACAGACTGCTAGCAACTCTGATTCGGACGACGTGGATTTGTGA